In Spinacia oleracea cultivar Varoflay chromosome 5, BTI_SOV_V1, whole genome shotgun sequence, a single window of DNA contains:
- the LOC130461029 gene encoding uncharacterized protein: MDEDQHANSGPSNKSPNQVPQKQKKKPRGPTKGIKSMPGVPRKIEWDHLDRPTGKWATDYKNHIGEISRAKVSILIRTWEDVSQGIKDTLWEDVKREFHITDETKKEVVLKSCDKRWREFKSRLATGWIRGTRKRPKDEKMPYDLYSYITKDIWKEFVKIRTSEEAEEISEKARQSQSFNIYPHHMGQKSYAEMTSEWQRKGYIPSVSSSSEGSSASTISSSLPSRTCLWLLARSKPDEKGNPYLPDEGTQKVKENIVSSFNNFA; the protein is encoded by the exons atggatgaagatcaacacgcaaattcaggtccttctaacaaatcaccaaatcaagtgccccaaaagcaaaaaaagaagccaagaggccctacaaaaggaataaaatccatgcccggggttccaagaaaaattgaatgggatcacttggaccgacccacagggaaatgggcaacggattacaagaatcacattggcgagataagtcgcgcaaaggtttcaatattgatcagaacctgggaagatgtttcacaaggaataaaagacactttgtgggaagacgtcaag agagaatttcatatcacagatgaaactaagaaagaagttgtcttaaagagttgtgataagcgttggagggaattcaaatcaagattgGCGACTGGTTGGATTCGGGGTACAAGGAAAAggccaaaagatgaaaagatgccatatgatttgtatagttatataactaaggatatatggaaggaatttgtgaagatacgtacctccgaagaagctgag gaaataagtgagaaagcaagacaaagtcaatctttcaacatatatcctcatcatatgggacagaaatcatatgctgaaatgacaagtgaatggcagagaaaagggtacattccctcagtttcttcgtcatctgaaggttcctctgcgtctacaatttcttcaagtttgccgagtaggacatgtttatggcttcttgcaagatcgaaaccagatgagaaaggaaatccttacttgccggatgagggcacacaaaaggtcaaagaaaatattgtaagttcatttaacaattttgcgtaa